A window of the Lactuca sativa cultivar Salinas chromosome 5, Lsat_Salinas_v11, whole genome shotgun sequence genome harbors these coding sequences:
- the LOC111878037 gene encoding nicotianamine synthase translates to MGSIQERNILVEKVCQIYDKISKLETLKPSKDVDTLFSQLVLTCIPPSSVNILTLPKDIQEIRSKLIRLCGEAEGHLEAHFSTLLATFQNPLHHLDVFPYYSNYLKLSRLEYDILSEHCSAQSWPPNRVAFVGSGPLPLTSIVLASYHLKETTFHNYDIDSLANSMASCLVAPDPDLSRRMIFHTTDIMDVTDELKTYDVIFLAALVGMDIVEKLKVVQHLAAYMTPGSILMLRSAHGARAFLYPVVEPQDLRGFEVLSVFHPDDDVINSVVISRKSPMNSNIAHKHHHHQLGINESIIPSSCKYCEFQMFNNPLNHMIEELAVDE, encoded by the coding sequence ATGGGTTCAATCCAAGAACGCAACATTCTGGTAGAGAAAGTGTGCCAGATTTATGACAAAATCTCAAAGCTTGAAACCCTCAAACCCTCCAAAGATGTCGACACCCTCTTCTCCCAATTAGTCCTCACATGCATCCCTCCCTCTTCCGTCAACATCTTAACTTTGCCAAAAGATATTCAAGAAATAAGGTCGAAGCTCATTAGACTGTGTGGTGAAGCCGAAGGCCATTTAGAGGCTCATTTCTCCACCCTTTTAGCCACTTTCCAAAACCCTCTTCACCATCTGGATGTTTTCCCATACTACTCCAATTACCTCAAACTTAGCCGTCTCGAATATGACATCCTCAGTGAACACTGTTCGGCTCAATCATGGCCCCCAAATCGTGTTGCCTTCGTGGGGTCTGGTCCCTTGCCTCTTACTTCGATCGTCTTGGCTTCTTATCATCTCAAGGAGACAACTTTTCATAACTATGACATTGACAGTTTGGCGAACTCTATGGCTTCTTGCCTAGTTGCGCCTGATCCTGACTTGTCACGAAGGATGATCTTCCACACCACCGATATAATGGATGTGACAGATGAGTTGAAGACATATGATGTGATCTTTCTGGCTGCACTTGTGGGCATGGACATCGTTGAGAAGCTTAAAGTGGTCCAACATCTGGCTGCGTACATGACTCCAGGTTCCATCCTGATGCTGAGGAGTGCTCATGGTGCTCGAGCTTTTCTTTACCCTGTCGTTGAACCTCAAGATCTTCGAGGGTTTGAAGTTCTCTCAGTTTTCCACCCCGATGATGATGTTATTAATTCTGTTGTGATCTCACGTAAGTCTCCTATGAATTCAAACATTGCTCataagcatcatcatcatcaattgGGGATTAATGAGTCCATCATTCCTTCAAGTTGCAAGTACTGTGAGTTCCAAATGTTTAACAATCCCCTTAACCACATGATTGAGGAGTTGGCAGTTGACGAGTAG